The Deinococcus radiotolerans genomic interval GCTGCGGTCAGGGCACGTTGCGAGCCCGGACATTCAGGGCGTACGCCTGCGTCAGGGGCAGCGTGGTCACGCGCCCACCCGCCTGCTGCCGGAACTGCACGCGGAGCGTCACCGACCTCGTGGCCGCGTTCCAGCTGAACGGCGCCTCGCCACCCGGCAGCTGGTCCGAAGGGGTCAGGTCATCCGACACGAGGAACGGCTGGAAGCCGCGGACGGCACCCAGGCCCGCCAGGTCCCGCAGGGCGGCGCAGCCCGGGCCGCTGGCCGTCTCGAAGGTTTCGCCCGCGGCGGGCACGCAGTTCACGGGGCTGGTAGCGCTGTCGCCGCTGCGGTACTCGCGCAGCACCTGCACGTGCTCCTCTGCCCACGCGTCTGTCGCCTTGTCCAGCGTGACCTTCGAGCGGGGCTCCAAGCGGTACACGAACAGCACGTACCTCGTGACGGTGCCCGCTGTATTCGCGTCTGGCAGGACGGCCGCCAGGCAGGGCTGCTCGGCCGAGCAGCTGTTCCCGCTGCTCCCATTGACCGTCAGGCCGCCCGTGGCGACCCGCACGCGCAGGGCGCCGCGCACGCGGTCCCCCAGGTACCCGGTCAGGTCGTTCAGTTCACTCAGGCCGCGCCCGGTGGCGTTCGCGCGCGTGGTCAGGTTCAGGGTGCTGGTCTGCCAGCTGGTGATCAGGACCAGCACGGTGCCCATGATGCCCAGCGCGAGCAGGATCTCGATCAGGGTCAGGCCGGCCTCGTTCGCCCGGCGCTTCACGAGGCGGGCCGCCCGAAGTCCAGTGTGAACGTGAAGGTGGGCTGCCCGCTGCCCGAGCAGCTCAGCGTGACGCGCCGCAGCAGCGGTCCGCCCGCCGGGGTGGTCCACGCGGCCACCGGGTTCGACTGAGACGGCGTGCAGGTCAGGCCGCCCAGCAGGCCGGTGTCCGGCGCGGCCGGCAGGGTCCCCGCGTCGAACGCGGCCTGCACGCTGTACGCCGTCCGGACGGATTCCATGTAGGCCTTGGCCGCCACCGTGACCTCCTGATCGGTCTGGTTGCTGCGGTTGACCTTGAACAGCGTGGGCAGGAGGCCCAGCACCGCCACGGACAGCCCCGTGAAGATCGCCAGGGCCACCAGAACCTCCATCAGGGTCAGGCCCGCCTCGCTGCCCATGCGCCTCACTTCACGATCACCTTCCCGAAGACGCCCGTGACCCGCACGGGCCGCTGAATGCTGGGGTCCGCCGCCCAGAACACCGTGAACTGCGCCGCGGCCGCGTCGGTGGAGCCGTAGGGCGCGCGGAAGCTCAGGCTGTTGACGCCGCTGTCCAGGCTGGCCTGCACCCCGGCAGGCAGCGGCAGGACGCGGGTGGTGGGCGTGCCGGCGCAGGCGTTGTCCGGGTACGCGCGGACCGTCAGGGACGGACTGGCGCTGCTGGCCGTGAGCTGCACCTCCTGACAGGCGTTCAGGCGTTTGGCGCCGGTGCGGGCGGCGTTCACCGCCTGCGTGAACACCTGGGTGCCCTCCAGGACGGCGCTGCTGGCCCGCCAGCGCAGGTAACTGCTGACGCCCAGCGCGGCCAGGATCCCGATGATGGCCAGGACGACCAGCAGCTCGGCCAGGGTGAACCCTGAGCCCTTCACCGCTGCCTCCAGGAGCCTGCGGTGTCGGTCAGGCGGGCGCCGCCACGCGCATTCAAAAGCCGACGGCGCAGCTGGACGGCATTGAAGTTCACGGTGAGATTCCCGGTCAGGTCGGTGGTCTGATCGTCGGTCGTGAGGCCCTCGATGGGTCCGCCCCGCACGGCCACGGCGCCGTTCACCGTGAGGTTTCCGTTGAACTTGCCGCCCTGGTTGCCCCGGAAGTAGATGAATCCGTCGAAGGTGGTGCGCCCGTTCACGTTCGAGTTGATGTCCCCGTCGACGATCAGCACGCCGCTGGAGTCGCTGTTCTTCAGCGCGGCGTCGAAGTCCTGCGCGCGGATGCGGCGCACGGCGTTCACCATGGGTGGGAAATTCCCGGATGAGTCGGGCCGGGTCAGGGGGACCAGGGCGTCGAGGTCCGCGTCGTTCAGGCCCAGCAGTTGCCGCGTGAAGAACGGGTCGGCGCTGTTCGTACTCAGCAGCGGATCCCGGGCGCCCTCGCACTGCACGGCCTGAC includes:
- a CDS encoding PulJ/GspJ family protein, whose amino-acid sequence is MKRRANEAGLTLIEILLALGIMGTVLVLITSWQTSTLNLTTRANATGRGLSELNDLTGYLGDRVRGALRVRVATGGLTVNGSSGNSCSAEQPCLAAVLPDANTAGTVTRYVLFVYRLEPRSKVTLDKATDAWAEEHVQVLREYRSGDSATSPVNCVPAAGETFETASGPGCAALRDLAGLGAVRGFQPFLVSDDLTPSDQLPGGEAPFSWNAATRSVTLRVQFRQQAGGRVTTLPLTQAYALNVRARNVP
- a CDS encoding type II secretion system protein yields the protein MRRMGSEAGLTLMEVLVALAIFTGLSVAVLGLLPTLFKVNRSNQTDQEVTVAAKAYMESVRTAYSVQAAFDAGTLPAAPDTGLLGGLTCTPSQSNPVAAWTTPAGGPLLRRVTLSCSGSGQPTFTFTLDFGRPAS
- a CDS encoding pilus assembly FimT family protein, whose product is MKGSGFTLAELLVVLAIIGILAALGVSSYLRWRASSAVLEGTQVFTQAVNAARTGAKRLNACQEVQLTASSASPSLTVRAYPDNACAGTPTTRVLPLPAGVQASLDSGVNSLSFRAPYGSTDAAAAQFTVFWAADPSIQRPVRVTGVFGKVIVK